From Corallococcus soli, a single genomic window includes:
- a CDS encoding vegetative protein — protein MAKGLDALDVLREVTRRLAPLSSRLGAVAGVRTPTLAPEPPVRRKPGRPPSVKTAPVAKASTAKAPAAKAPAAKAAPVKAPAGKAAALAKAPAAKGPGRPAGRASVAEDSQACAVIGCKRQSRSKGYCSAHYQKLRLLIRTGRRPEAWVDGARAQSVQDVKLPRGRAGSQALKEVSKPAAPVAAPPKAKAWVRKKGSSGGMVSLN, from the coding sequence ATGGCCAAGGGTCTGGATGCGTTGGATGTGCTTCGCGAGGTGACGCGCCGTCTCGCGCCGCTGTCCAGCCGCCTGGGCGCGGTGGCGGGCGTTCGCACCCCCACGCTGGCGCCGGAGCCTCCCGTCCGCCGCAAGCCGGGTCGTCCGCCGTCCGTGAAGACCGCGCCCGTCGCGAAGGCCTCCACCGCGAAGGCGCCTGCCGCGAAGGCCCCCGCCGCGAAGGCCGCGCCCGTGAAGGCGCCCGCCGGCAAGGCCGCCGCCCTCGCCAAGGCGCCCGCCGCGAAGGGGCCGGGACGTCCGGCCGGGCGGGCCTCGGTCGCGGAAGACAGTCAGGCTTGCGCGGTCATTGGGTGCAAGCGCCAGAGCCGCTCCAAGGGCTACTGCTCGGCGCACTACCAGAAGCTGCGCCTGCTCATCCGCACCGGCCGTCGTCCGGAGGCGTGGGTGGATGGCGCCCGCGCGCAGTCGGTGCAGGACGTGAAGCTGCCGCGCGGTCGCGCGGGCAGCCAGGCCCTGAAGGAAGTGTCGAAGCCGGCCGCGCCCGTCGCGGCCCCGCCCAAGGCCAAGGCCTGGGTGCGCAAGAAGGGCTCCAGCGGCGGCATGGTGTCGTTGAACTGA
- a CDS encoding AAA family ATPase: MTPVSPTPVRFRGTDSYLTSEGLQAAVNCALTLQRPLLVKGEPGTGKTLLAEAIAQGLGLKLLTWHVKSTTRAQDGLYVYDTVQRLYDSRFGDGDVRDIRRYIRLGPLGEAFAAPERVVLLIDEVDKADLEFPNDLLHELDRMRFRISETQDDVVAKHRPVVLITSNNEKELPDAFLRRCVFHFIDFPERDLMQRIVDVHHPGLEASLAEQALKVFYELRAMTRLRKRPSTSELIDWISVLKANGVMELKLDEQLPFLGALLKKEQDLVAVAEAFRGGRKSRA; this comes from the coding sequence ATGACTCCGGTTTCCCCCACTCCCGTCCGCTTCCGAGGCACCGATTCCTACCTCACGAGCGAGGGCCTGCAGGCTGCCGTCAACTGCGCCCTCACGCTTCAACGCCCCCTGCTGGTGAAGGGTGAGCCCGGCACAGGCAAGACGCTGCTCGCGGAAGCGATTGCCCAGGGACTGGGATTGAAGCTGCTGACCTGGCACGTCAAGAGCACCACGCGGGCGCAGGACGGCCTGTATGTCTACGACACCGTGCAGCGTCTGTATGATTCGCGATTCGGCGACGGGGACGTGCGTGACATCCGGCGATACATCCGCCTGGGGCCGCTGGGCGAGGCGTTCGCCGCGCCGGAGCGCGTGGTGCTGCTCATCGACGAAGTGGACAAGGCCGACCTGGAGTTCCCCAACGACCTGCTCCACGAGCTGGACCGGATGCGCTTTCGCATCTCCGAGACCCAGGACGACGTGGTGGCGAAGCACCGCCCCGTGGTGCTCATCACCAGCAACAACGAGAAGGAGCTGCCCGACGCGTTCCTGCGCCGGTGCGTGTTCCACTTCATCGACTTCCCGGAGCGCGACCTCATGCAGCGCATCGTGGACGTGCACCACCCGGGGCTGGAGGCGTCGCTGGCCGAACAGGCGCTCAAGGTCTTCTACGAGCTGCGCGCGATGACGCGGCTGCGCAAGCGGCCCTCCACCAGCGAGCTCATTGATTGGATCTCCGTGCTCAAGGCCAACGGTGTGATGGAGTTGAAGCTGGATGAGCAGCTCCCGTTCCTGGGCGCGCTGCTCAAGAAGGAGCAGGACCTGGTGGCGGTGGCCGAGGCGTTCAGGGGCGGCCGCAAGTCTCGCGCGTAG
- a CDS encoding 3-oxoacyl-ACP synthase III family protein produces the protein MTERVCVVGAGAFVPTRTISNERIARAIPGWSAARIEEKIGIRERRFLWDFDDETGRAIPPPDDVAGRFYPATNTDMCEVSLRQALSRGGVEAKELDALFVVTCTPDAPHFNHDAMALHERLGLREDAFALVVDDGCGGTPYVLDLVRKMMEGGRFRTVAVVASAFTSPLLNREVYTDELPPTPGRPKALNAYLSMYVFGDGAGAVVLRSQPGDEDGPGILSSFSGNAYAELVTRRGGGMLKLPYQPGRTRPSDMAFVVDGFKVARSYPEYMQKCLDTVLTPALREQVKRYYFHQPNKRVMDAFVSRAGLPKEAVACNVDRIGNTSAAGMLILLAEDLEQGRVALGSGDLVVVAAVGANVHYGAQLVRL, from the coding sequence ATGACCGAGCGGGTTTGTGTGGTGGGTGCGGGGGCCTTTGTTCCGACGCGGACCATCAGCAACGAGCGGATTGCTCGGGCCATCCCCGGCTGGTCCGCGGCGCGCATCGAGGAGAAGATCGGCATCCGGGAGCGTCGGTTCCTCTGGGACTTCGACGACGAGACGGGCCGGGCCATTCCGCCGCCGGACGACGTGGCGGGGCGCTTCTACCCTGCGACGAACACGGACATGTGCGAGGTGTCGCTGCGCCAGGCGCTGTCCCGTGGGGGCGTGGAGGCGAAGGAACTGGACGCGCTGTTCGTGGTGACGTGCACGCCGGACGCGCCGCATTTCAACCACGACGCCATGGCGCTGCACGAACGGCTGGGCCTGCGCGAGGACGCGTTCGCGCTGGTGGTGGACGACGGCTGTGGTGGCACGCCGTACGTGTTGGACCTCGTGCGCAAGATGATGGAGGGCGGCCGCTTCCGCACGGTGGCGGTGGTGGCCTCGGCGTTCACCTCGCCCCTGCTCAACCGGGAGGTCTACACGGACGAACTGCCGCCCACCCCGGGCCGGCCCAAGGCGCTCAACGCCTACCTGTCCATGTATGTCTTCGGGGATGGCGCAGGCGCCGTGGTGTTGCGCTCGCAGCCGGGCGACGAGGACGGCCCGGGCATCTTGTCCTCCTTCTCCGGCAACGCGTACGCGGAGCTGGTGACGCGCCGGGGCGGGGGCATGTTGAAGCTGCCCTACCAGCCAGGGCGGACGCGCCCGTCCGACATGGCCTTCGTGGTGGATGGCTTCAAGGTCGCGCGCAGCTATCCGGAGTACATGCAGAAGTGCCTGGATACGGTGCTCACGCCCGCCCTGCGCGAACAGGTGAAGCGGTACTACTTCCACCAGCCGAACAAGCGGGTGATGGACGCGTTCGTGAGCCGGGCGGGCCTGCCGAAGGAGGCCGTGGCCTGCAACGTGGACCGCATCGGCAACACGTCGGCGGCGGGCATGTTGATTCTCCTGGCGGAGGACCTGGAGCAGGGCAGGGTGGCGCTCGGAAGCGGAGATCTGGTCGTGGTGGCGGCGGTCGGCGCCAACGTTCATTATGGCGCTCAGCTCGTGCGGCTGTAG
- a CDS encoding tRNA pseudouridine(55) synthase, giving the protein MTPGLYLTHKPVGATSFATVRAFQEEAQATRPDRRTALVHGGTLDPFAEGLLLMLVGPATRLFELLHAVPKTYVARVEWGTEMDTGDLHGRPVHQGDASPLTPALLDAALEPFLGWTEQVPPATSAKKVGGEPAYRKAHRGEVVDLPPSRVYLHTARWRSHDLPRASVLELTCRGGYYVRSLARDLGRALGCGAHLSALNRSAIGPWKDPGPGHRVELHGHDLLPWARGRDLTDQDVGALRREQSIPLSPLKPPEWRLPQGFPDPQAPVRGFHQGRLTFLLTERDGALWSGMELRGGV; this is encoded by the coding sequence ATGACCCCCGGGCTCTACCTGACGCACAAGCCCGTGGGCGCCACCAGCTTCGCCACCGTGCGAGCCTTCCAGGAGGAGGCCCAGGCCACGCGGCCCGACCGGCGCACGGCCCTGGTGCACGGCGGCACGTTGGATCCGTTCGCGGAAGGGCTGCTGCTCATGCTGGTGGGCCCGGCCACGCGCCTGTTCGAACTGCTGCACGCCGTGCCCAAGACGTACGTGGCCCGCGTGGAGTGGGGCACGGAGATGGACACCGGAGACCTGCACGGCCGCCCCGTGCACCAGGGCGACGCGAGCCCCCTGACCCCGGCCCTGCTGGACGCGGCGCTGGAACCCTTCCTCGGGTGGACGGAGCAGGTGCCCCCGGCCACCAGCGCGAAGAAGGTGGGCGGGGAGCCCGCCTACCGCAAGGCGCACAGGGGTGAAGTCGTGGACCTGCCCCCCTCGCGCGTGTACCTGCACACCGCGCGCTGGCGCTCCCATGACCTGCCGCGCGCCAGCGTCCTGGAGCTCACCTGCCGGGGCGGCTACTACGTGCGCTCGCTGGCCCGGGACCTGGGGCGGGCGCTCGGCTGTGGCGCGCACCTCTCCGCGCTGAACCGCTCGGCCATCGGCCCGTGGAAGGACCCGGGCCCCGGCCACCGCGTGGAGCTGCACGGCCACGACCTGCTGCCCTGGGCGCGGGGAAGGGACCTCACCGACCAGGACGTGGGCGCGCTGCGCCGGGAACAGTCCATCCCCCTGTCGCCGCTGAAGCCCCCGGAGTGGCGCCTGCCGCAGGGCTTTCCGGACCCCCAGGCCCCGGTGCGAGGCTTCCACCAGGGGAGGCTGACCTTCCTGCTGACCGAGCGCGACGGCGCGCTGTGGAGCGGGATGGAGCTGCGAGGCGGCGTCTAG
- a CDS encoding nuclear transport factor 2 family protein, whose product MHPNSQLLTDFYSAFQRRDADGMAACYHPDAEFSDEVFQGLRHAGVTSMWRMLLERGRDLEVSFSDIQADDRTGRAHWDARYTFGQTGRKVLNRIDATFEFADGKILRHRDRFPFWTWSRQALGPLGLVLGWTPMLHNKVRAQGAASLRKYMRERGIQGS is encoded by the coding sequence ATGCACCCGAACTCCCAGCTCCTCACCGACTTCTATTCGGCCTTCCAGCGGCGTGACGCGGACGGCATGGCCGCCTGCTACCACCCGGACGCGGAGTTCTCCGACGAGGTGTTCCAGGGCCTGCGCCACGCGGGCGTCACGTCCATGTGGCGCATGCTGCTGGAGCGCGGCCGCGATCTGGAGGTGTCCTTCAGCGACATCCAGGCCGATGACCGCACCGGCCGGGCCCACTGGGACGCGCGCTATACCTTCGGCCAGACGGGCCGGAAGGTCCTCAACCGCATCGATGCGACGTTCGAGTTCGCCGACGGGAAGATCCTCCGCCACCGCGACCGGTTCCCCTTCTGGACGTGGTCCCGGCAGGCCCTGGGGCCCCTGGGACTGGTGCTCGGGTGGACGCCGATGCTGCACAACAAGGTGCGCGCCCAGGGCGCCGCGTCCCTCCGCAAGTACATGCGGGAGCGTGGCATCCAGGGCTCCTGA
- a CDS encoding vWA domain-containing protein has product MFLPFFYELRRRGVKVGAQEALALAGALKAGLHDSSLDGFYHVARALLVHSETQLDAFDQAFLSHFQGVASDALKLTEELLSWLEEAKERRDLSPEELAMLEQWDPEELRKQLEQRLKEQTERHDGGNRWVGTGGASAFGNNGLARQGVRIGGTGGRQGQALWQAGARKYAGYRDDLVLDTRQMAVALRKLRAFVREGALEELDVEESISATAKNAGELEVVTRPPRRPNTRVVLCMDVGGSMDPYAHLVSRLFSVASQASHFKELRTYYFHNCVYGKLYATPQLTGGLTVPELTAQVGRHHKLVMVGDASMAPYELGIRTDANGQYRQEGLEGMTWMMQLAQHFERNVWLNPEPRGSWRSGTIAMLANVFPMFSLTVEGLGEAVSHLTRGKTPRGASVRR; this is encoded by the coding sequence ATGTTCCTGCCGTTCTTCTACGAGCTGCGAAGGCGCGGGGTGAAGGTGGGCGCCCAGGAGGCGCTCGCCCTCGCCGGGGCGCTGAAGGCCGGGCTGCATGACAGCAGCCTGGATGGCTTCTACCACGTGGCGCGCGCGCTCCTGGTGCACTCGGAGACGCAGCTGGATGCCTTTGACCAGGCCTTCCTCTCCCACTTCCAGGGCGTGGCGTCCGACGCGCTCAAGCTCACCGAGGAGTTGCTGTCCTGGCTGGAGGAGGCGAAGGAGCGCCGGGACCTGAGCCCCGAAGAGCTGGCCATGCTGGAGCAGTGGGACCCGGAGGAGCTGCGCAAGCAATTGGAGCAGCGCCTGAAGGAACAGACGGAGCGCCACGACGGTGGCAACCGCTGGGTGGGCACCGGCGGGGCGTCCGCGTTTGGCAACAACGGCCTGGCGCGCCAGGGCGTGCGCATTGGCGGCACCGGCGGACGCCAGGGCCAGGCGCTGTGGCAGGCCGGGGCGCGCAAGTACGCGGGCTACCGCGACGACCTGGTGCTGGACACGCGGCAGATGGCCGTGGCGCTGCGCAAGCTGCGGGCCTTCGTGCGCGAGGGCGCGCTGGAGGAGCTGGACGTGGAGGAGAGCATCTCCGCCACCGCGAAGAACGCGGGCGAGCTGGAGGTGGTGACGCGGCCTCCTCGCCGACCCAACACCCGCGTGGTGCTGTGCATGGACGTGGGCGGGTCCATGGACCCGTACGCGCACCTGGTGAGCCGCCTGTTCAGCGTCGCCAGCCAGGCCTCCCACTTCAAGGAGCTGCGCACCTACTACTTCCACAACTGCGTCTACGGGAAGCTGTACGCCACGCCCCAGCTCACGGGCGGGCTCACCGTCCCGGAGCTCACCGCGCAGGTGGGCCGGCACCACAAGCTGGTGATGGTGGGCGATGCGTCCATGGCCCCGTATGAGCTGGGCATCCGCACGGACGCCAACGGCCAGTACCGCCAGGAGGGCCTGGAGGGCATGACGTGGATGATGCAGCTGGCGCAGCACTTCGAGCGCAACGTGTGGCTCAACCCGGAGCCCCGGGGGTCGTGGCGCTCGGGCACCATCGCGATGCTCGCCAACGTGTTCCCCATGTTCTCCCTCACGGTGGAGGGATTGGGTGAGGCGGTGAGCCACCTGACGCGCGGGAAGACGCCTCGCGGGGCGTCGGTGCGGCGGTAG
- a CDS encoding AAA family ATPase, producing MPITRLEIAGYRSVRQLHLELGPVNVVVGPNGSGKTNLYRALYLLAASAEGRLARTLAEEGGTPSVMWAGPRDFKKPLRLKVAVDLDDLGYELQCGPVPGSGTAFALDPEVKEEHLWAYSGGRRGVLMERKDRTAFLRDADGAKVTFPTELWTAESVLDQLSDPHRFPRLMEVRRTLASWRFYHHFRTDPDAPLRHPQVGVRTPVLAHDGRDLAAALQTILEVGDDAALEQGLDDAFPGARLEIHAQEGRFSLFVQMPGLLRPMAAAELSDGTLRYLCLLAALLSPRPPPFLALNEPETSLHPELLKPLGRLIVNAAKHSQVWVTTHAEELANTVSQHSDAQPVHLEKQQGATMVRKERARDDDGEDA from the coding sequence ATGCCCATCACGCGTCTGGAAATCGCAGGCTACCGCTCCGTGCGTCAGCTCCACCTGGAGCTGGGCCCGGTGAACGTGGTGGTGGGTCCCAACGGCAGCGGCAAGACGAACCTGTACCGGGCGCTGTACCTGCTCGCGGCGTCGGCGGAGGGGCGGCTCGCGCGCACGCTGGCGGAGGAGGGCGGCACGCCGAGCGTGATGTGGGCGGGTCCGCGCGACTTCAAGAAGCCGCTGCGGCTGAAGGTGGCGGTGGACCTGGACGACCTCGGGTACGAACTGCAATGCGGGCCCGTGCCGGGGTCGGGCACGGCCTTCGCGTTGGATCCAGAGGTGAAGGAAGAGCACCTGTGGGCGTACTCGGGCGGCCGCCGCGGGGTGTTGATGGAGCGCAAGGACCGCACGGCCTTCCTGCGCGACGCGGACGGCGCGAAGGTGACGTTCCCCACGGAGCTGTGGACCGCGGAGTCGGTGTTGGATCAGCTTTCGGATCCGCACCGCTTCCCCCGGCTGATGGAGGTGCGGCGCACCCTGGCGTCGTGGCGCTTCTACCACCACTTCCGCACGGACCCGGACGCACCCCTGAGGCACCCCCAGGTGGGCGTGCGCACGCCGGTGCTCGCGCACGACGGACGCGACCTGGCGGCGGCGCTCCAGACCATCCTGGAGGTGGGGGACGATGCCGCGTTGGAGCAGGGCCTCGACGACGCCTTCCCAGGCGCGCGGCTGGAGATCCACGCGCAGGAGGGGCGCTTCAGCCTCTTCGTCCAGATGCCCGGCCTGCTGAGGCCCATGGCGGCGGCGGAGCTGTCGGACGGGACGCTGCGCTACCTGTGCCTGCTGGCGGCGCTGCTCAGTCCCCGGCCGCCGCCGTTCCTCGCGCTGAACGAACCGGAGACCAGCCTGCACCCGGAGCTGCTCAAGCCCCTGGGCCGGCTCATCGTGAACGCGGCGAAGCACAGCCAGGTCTGGGTGACGACGCACGCGGAGGAGCTGGCCAACACCGTCTCCCAGCACTCCGACGCCCAGCCCGTGCACCTGGAGAAGCAGCAGGGCGCCACGATGGTGCGCAAGGAGCGCGCCCGGGACGATGACGGAGAAGACGCATGA
- a CDS encoding DUF2378 family protein, protein MSEQRKEAPGLDAALAQDLEKRLALATPDDTARGMFFNGALNAVRILGGDAAVERCLASVPEKKFVDFFNYPVSGFLKLAFTGAQLMGPQLGGFDVMMRKMGTQATTDFLSSAAGKTLLLLAGDSPKRLVTNLPTGYRAAVSYGERSVDWSGDRTGRLVMKRDFMPPAYHEGVLQAVIEALGARGVKVHGKQTGTVDTEYALSWQ, encoded by the coding sequence ATGAGCGAGCAGCGCAAGGAAGCACCAGGCCTGGACGCGGCATTGGCCCAGGACCTGGAGAAGCGTCTGGCCCTGGCGACCCCCGACGACACGGCCCGAGGCATGTTCTTCAACGGAGCGCTGAACGCGGTGCGCATCCTGGGTGGTGACGCGGCGGTGGAGCGGTGTCTGGCGTCGGTGCCTGAGAAGAAGTTCGTGGACTTCTTCAACTACCCGGTGTCGGGCTTCCTGAAGCTGGCCTTCACGGGAGCGCAGTTGATGGGGCCGCAGCTCGGCGGCTTCGACGTGATGATGCGCAAGATGGGCACGCAGGCGACGACGGACTTCCTGTCGTCGGCGGCGGGCAAGACGCTGCTCCTGCTCGCGGGAGACAGCCCCAAGCGGCTGGTGACGAACCTGCCCACGGGCTACCGCGCGGCGGTGAGCTACGGCGAGCGCAGCGTGGACTGGTCGGGTGACCGCACGGGCCGGCTCGTGATGAAGCGGGACTTCATGCCGCCCGCGTACCATGAGGGTGTCCTCCAGGCCGTCATCGAGGCCCTGGGCGCGCGCGGGGTCAAGGTGCACGGCAAGCAGACCGGGACGGTGGACACCGAATACGCCCTGTCCTGGCAGTAG
- a CDS encoding sterol desaturase family protein yields MEPRPVPRQVQAFREEYRARLIGPGYQGWAHFAFTSLVCLTGIVLAVAQLESVRPWELLEVPGVFILANGVEFLGHRGPMHHKRRGLGLLFERHTAQHHRFFTHEAMAYDSPRDFKMVLFPPVLLLFFLGAVAAPLGALCFLLISANAGWLFVASAVAYYLAYEWVHFSTHLLNGHWSTRLPVVRFLRRHHQVHHDPSRMGRHNFNITFPLADWLVGTLWSREREKPPSAG; encoded by the coding sequence ATGGAACCGCGCCCCGTTCCCCGCCAGGTCCAGGCCTTCCGGGAGGAGTACCGAGCCCGGCTCATCGGTCCGGGCTATCAGGGCTGGGCCCATTTCGCCTTCACCAGCCTCGTGTGCCTCACCGGCATCGTCCTGGCGGTGGCGCAACTGGAGTCGGTGCGGCCCTGGGAACTGCTGGAGGTCCCGGGCGTCTTCATCCTCGCGAATGGCGTCGAGTTCCTCGGTCACCGGGGACCGATGCACCACAAACGAAGGGGCCTGGGCCTCCTCTTCGAGCGGCACACCGCGCAGCACCACCGCTTCTTCACCCACGAGGCGATGGCCTACGACTCCCCGCGGGACTTCAAGATGGTGCTCTTCCCGCCCGTGCTGCTCCTCTTCTTCCTGGGAGCTGTCGCCGCGCCGCTGGGGGCCCTCTGCTTCCTCCTGATTTCAGCCAACGCGGGCTGGCTCTTCGTGGCCTCGGCCGTCGCCTACTACCTCGCGTACGAGTGGGTGCACTTCAGCACGCACCTCTTGAACGGCCACTGGAGCACCCGTCTCCCCGTGGTGCGCTTCTTGAGGAGGCACCATCAGGTGCACCACGACCCGAGCCGGATGGGGCGCCACAACTTCAACATCACCTTTCCGCTCGCGGACTGGCTCGTCGGAACCCTCTGGTCGAGGGAGCGCGAGAAGCCCCCCTCTGCTGGATGA
- the def gene encoding peptide deformylase codes for MARDIVIWPHKVLTTSTQPVTDFGPALEKLLEEMAEAMAEAKGIGIAANQVGVPLRVAIVGREDGTSFEIVNPQILSKQGDTKLEEGCLSVPDVWEKCPRVERVKVRYQDKTAQWHEVEAEGRLAHVFQHEIDHLDGHVFVDHLSSLKRTLILERMRKLQKSLARQKDEAAAPERDAKGPKRS; via the coding sequence ATGGCTCGCGACATCGTCATCTGGCCCCACAAGGTTCTCACCACGTCCACCCAGCCCGTGACCGACTTCGGCCCGGCGCTCGAAAAGCTCCTGGAGGAGATGGCGGAGGCCATGGCGGAAGCCAAGGGCATCGGCATCGCGGCCAACCAGGTCGGAGTGCCCCTCCGGGTCGCCATCGTCGGAAGGGAGGACGGCACCTCGTTTGAAATCGTGAACCCCCAGATTCTGTCGAAGCAGGGGGACACGAAGCTGGAGGAGGGCTGCCTGTCGGTTCCGGACGTGTGGGAGAAGTGCCCCCGCGTCGAACGCGTGAAGGTCCGCTACCAGGACAAGACGGCCCAGTGGCACGAGGTGGAAGCGGAAGGCCGGCTCGCGCATGTGTTCCAGCACGAAATCGACCACCTGGACGGCCACGTCTTCGTGGACCACCTCTCCAGCCTGAAGCGGACGCTCATCCTGGAGCGCATGCGGAAGCTGCAGAAGTCGCTGGCGCGCCAGAAGGACGAAGCCGCTGCCCCGGAGCGGGACGCGAAGGGCCCGAAGCGCTCCTAG
- the tkt gene encoding transketolase has product MTTEKIDTQAINTIRTLSMDAVEQAHSGHPGAPMALAPVAYQLWQQELRYDPAQPQWPDRDRFILSNGHASMLLYSLLHLAGIKRMDKQERVTDAPAVSLEDIKKFRQLDSATPGHPEYHWTTGVETTTGPLGQGVANSVGMAIASRWLAGHFNKPGFELFTHDVYAICGDGDMMEGVAAEAASLAGHLQLPNLCWIYDSNHISIDGSTDLAFTEDVGRRFEGYGWRVLQVTDANDLDALGKAYRTFKEARGKPTLIVVNSFIGYGAPKKQGLASAHGEPLGAEEIKGTKRFYGWPEDAQFLVPDGVKERFQERMGARGKKLREAWDASLSDYRKQHPELAHELDRMLKRELPDGWDKELPVFPADAKGMATRESGGKVLNALAKNYPWLVGGSADLNPSTKTYLSSSTSMKPGEYAGRNIHFGVREHAMGSIVNGLNLSKVRAYGATFLIFSDYERPAMRLSSLMEIPSIHIFTHDSIGLGEDGPTHQPVEQLVSLRAVPGNIVLRPGDANEVTEAWRYIAQQQHHPVVLVLSRQPVPTLDRTKFAPASGLAQGAYILKEAEGGTPDVILIGTGTEVALVVEAAEKLQAEGVKARVVSMPSWELFEQQPAEYQERVLPESIRARVSVEKGAAFGWERWVGHIGSAIGMRSFGASAPIKALQQKFGFTVENVVKEAHATIAKAKKAKG; this is encoded by the coding sequence ATGACGACCGAGAAGATTGATACCCAGGCAATCAACACCATCCGCACCCTGTCCATGGACGCGGTGGAGCAGGCCCATTCGGGTCACCCGGGCGCGCCCATGGCGCTGGCTCCCGTGGCCTACCAGCTGTGGCAGCAGGAGCTGCGCTACGACCCAGCCCAGCCCCAGTGGCCGGACCGCGACCGCTTCATCCTCTCCAACGGGCATGCGTCCATGCTGCTCTACAGCCTGCTGCACCTGGCGGGCATCAAGCGCATGGACAAGCAGGAGCGCGTGACGGACGCGCCCGCCGTGTCGCTGGAGGACATCAAGAAGTTCCGCCAGCTGGACTCCGCCACGCCCGGCCACCCCGAGTACCACTGGACCACCGGCGTGGAGACCACCACCGGCCCCCTGGGCCAGGGCGTCGCCAACAGCGTGGGCATGGCCATCGCCAGCCGCTGGCTCGCGGGCCACTTCAACAAGCCCGGCTTCGAGCTGTTCACCCATGACGTCTACGCCATCTGCGGCGACGGCGACATGATGGAGGGCGTCGCCGCCGAGGCCGCGTCGCTCGCCGGCCACCTCCAGTTGCCCAACCTGTGCTGGATCTACGACAGCAATCACATCTCCATCGACGGCAGCACCGACCTGGCGTTCACCGAGGACGTGGGCCGCCGCTTCGAGGGCTACGGCTGGCGCGTGCTCCAGGTCACCGACGCCAACGACCTGGACGCGCTGGGCAAGGCCTACCGCACCTTCAAGGAAGCGCGCGGCAAGCCCACCCTCATCGTCGTCAACTCGTTCATCGGCTACGGCGCGCCCAAGAAGCAGGGCCTGGCCAGCGCCCACGGCGAGCCCCTGGGCGCCGAGGAGATCAAGGGCACCAAGCGCTTCTACGGCTGGCCCGAGGACGCGCAGTTCCTGGTGCCCGACGGCGTGAAGGAGCGCTTCCAGGAGCGCATGGGCGCTCGCGGCAAGAAGCTCCGCGAGGCGTGGGACGCGTCCCTCTCCGACTACCGCAAGCAGCACCCGGAGCTGGCGCACGAGCTGGACCGGATGCTCAAGCGCGAGCTGCCGGACGGCTGGGACAAGGAGCTGCCGGTGTTCCCCGCGGACGCGAAGGGCATGGCCACGCGTGAGTCCGGCGGCAAGGTGCTCAACGCCCTGGCGAAGAACTACCCGTGGCTGGTGGGCGGCTCCGCGGACCTGAACCCGTCCACGAAGACGTACCTGTCGTCCTCCACGTCCATGAAGCCGGGCGAGTACGCGGGCCGCAACATCCACTTCGGCGTGCGCGAACACGCGATGGGCTCCATCGTCAACGGCCTCAACCTGAGCAAGGTGCGCGCGTACGGCGCCACGTTCCTCATCTTCAGTGACTACGAGCGCCCCGCCATGCGCCTGTCGTCCCTGATGGAGATTCCGTCCATCCACATCTTCACCCACGACTCCATTGGCCTGGGCGAGGACGGCCCCACGCACCAGCCGGTGGAGCAGCTGGTGTCGCTGCGCGCGGTGCCGGGCAACATCGTGCTGCGCCCCGGTGACGCCAATGAAGTCACCGAGGCCTGGCGCTACATCGCGCAGCAGCAGCACCACCCGGTGGTGCTCGTGCTGTCGCGGCAGCCGGTGCCCACGCTGGACCGCACGAAGTTCGCGCCCGCGTCCGGGCTGGCCCAGGGCGCGTACATCCTGAAGGAGGCCGAGGGCGGCACGCCGGACGTCATCCTCATTGGCACGGGCACGGAGGTGGCGCTGGTGGTGGAGGCCGCGGAGAAGCTCCAGGCCGAGGGCGTGAAGGCGCGCGTCGTCAGCATGCCGTCGTGGGAGCTGTTCGAGCAGCAGCCCGCCGAGTACCAGGAGCGCGTGCTGCCCGAGTCCATCCGCGCCCGCGTCTCCGTGGAGAAGGGCGCCGCGTTCGGCTGGGAGCGCTGGGTGGGCCACATTGGCAGCGCGATTGGCATGCGCAGCTTCGGGGCCTCCGCGCCCATCAAGGCGCTGCAGCAGAAGTTCGGCTTCACCGTGGAGAACGTGGTGAAGGAAGCGCACGCCACCATCGCCAAGGCCAAGAAGGCGAAGGGCTGA